A window of Lujinxingia sediminis contains these coding sequences:
- a CDS encoding HPF/RaiA family ribosome-associated protein, producing the protein MRVPLEIAFKQVEASASLERLVRERVDRLPRYFQRIIACRVAVEAASRNNQHEVTGYRVRVEVSVPGQELVATTTPRFGMPTRAVVQDPYQAVRDAFVAMERRLKSYAGRLRAERKPRANAPHAVITHLNSEEGFGFLRTIGGREIYFHKNAVLNGGFARLELGDEVRFSEVDGEEGPQASTVEVIGRHGRHIMGIVPRA; encoded by the coding sequence ATGCGAGTACCGCTGGAGATCGCGTTCAAGCAAGTCGAGGCAAGCGCCTCGTTGGAGCGGTTGGTGCGCGAGCGGGTCGACCGCCTGCCGCGCTATTTTCAGAGGATCATCGCCTGTCGGGTCGCCGTGGAGGCGGCCAGTCGCAACAACCAGCATGAGGTCACCGGCTACCGGGTTCGCGTGGAGGTGAGCGTGCCCGGTCAGGAGCTTGTGGCCACGACGACGCCCCGCTTCGGGATGCCGACGCGCGCGGTGGTTCAGGATCCCTATCAGGCCGTGCGCGATGCGTTTGTGGCCATGGAGCGCCGCTTAAAGAGCTACGCCGGCCGGCTGCGTGCCGAGCGCAAGCCCAGGGCCAACGCCCCGCATGCGGTCATCACGCATCTCAACAGCGAGGAGGGATTTGGGTTTCTGCGCACCATCGGCGGGCGCGAGATCTACTTTCATAAAAACGCCGTGCTCAATGGCGGTTTTGCCCGCCTGGAGCTGGGCGATGAGGTTCGCTTTAGCGAGGTCGATGGCGAGGAAGGGCCTCAGGCCAGCACCGTCGAGGTGATCGGACGTCACGGGCGCCACATCATGGGCATCGTGCCCCGGGCTTAA
- a CDS encoding MFS transporter, with protein MSSSTRTHRLLEALGLHRPELRAWAMYDWAITGMYAVIIVAVFPIYFQRVAAQGLDPTLATQHFATATTLALAIVAAIAPVVGAIADFATVKKRFLGTFAGIGIAAVAGMYFIQEGDWLLAAGLFMIANLGANGSMIFYDAMLPHIAREHEIDRVSTAGFAVGYAGATLLLTLNLAMIMKPAWFFLPVESTLPSRLAFITVAIWWLAFSIPLFRRVPEPPLPEGMEAISAGQAVRRALGRLRHTFGELRGFKHAFLMLLAFLIYNDGIGTIIRMATIYGTELGIEQGVLIGSIVLVQIVGVPFTFIFGTLAGRFTTKTALFFGLFVYMGISVLAYFMTTWVHFVLLALLVGTVQGGTQALSRSLFASLIPRHKSGEFFGFFAVFEKFAGIFGPAIFSLMIIATGSSRQAILSVIGFFIIGGLLLLFVDVDEGRAIARKAEKDRAEALAA; from the coding sequence ATGAGCTCGTCAACTCGCACCCACCGCCTGCTCGAAGCGCTGGGCCTGCACCGACCCGAGCTGCGCGCCTGGGCGATGTACGACTGGGCGATCACGGGAATGTACGCCGTGATCATCGTGGCGGTCTTTCCGATCTACTTTCAGCGCGTGGCCGCCCAGGGGCTCGATCCCACGCTGGCCACCCAGCACTTCGCCACGGCCACCACCCTGGCGCTGGCGATCGTCGCGGCGATCGCCCCGGTGGTCGGTGCCATCGCCGACTTTGCCACGGTCAAAAAACGCTTTCTGGGGACCTTTGCCGGCATCGGCATCGCCGCCGTCGCCGGGATGTACTTTATTCAGGAGGGCGACTGGCTGCTGGCCGCGGGCCTCTTCATGATCGCCAACCTGGGCGCCAACGGCTCGATGATCTTCTACGACGCGATGCTCCCGCATATCGCGCGCGAGCATGAGATCGACCGCGTCTCCACCGCCGGCTTCGCCGTGGGATACGCCGGGGCGACGCTGCTCTTAACGCTGAACCTGGCGATGATCATGAAGCCGGCCTGGTTCTTTCTGCCCGTCGAGAGCACGCTGCCGAGCCGCCTGGCCTTTATCACGGTGGCGATCTGGTGGCTGGCTTTCTCCATTCCTTTGTTTCGGCGAGTGCCCGAGCCCCCGCTTCCCGAAGGCATGGAGGCCATCTCGGCCGGTCAGGCGGTGCGCCGCGCCCTGGGCCGGCTGCGCCACACCTTTGGCGAGCTGCGCGGATTTAAACATGCCTTTTTGATGCTCCTGGCCTTTCTGATCTACAACGACGGCATCGGCACGATCATCCGCATGGCCACCATCTACGGCACCGAGCTGGGCATTGAGCAGGGGGTGCTCATCGGCTCCATTGTGCTGGTGCAGATCGTGGGCGTGCCGTTCACCTTCATCTTCGGCACCCTGGCCGGGCGATTTACCACCAAGACCGCCCTCTTCTTCGGGCTTTTTGTGTACATGGGCATCAGCGTGCTGGCCTACTTTATGACCACCTGGGTGCATTTTGTGCTGCTCGCGCTGCTCGTCGGCACGGTCCAGGGGGGCACCCAGGCCCTCTCGCGCTCGCTCTTCGCAAGCCTGATCCCCCGACATAAGAGCGGGGAGTTTTTCGGCTTCTTTGCCGTCTTCGAAAAATTCGCGGGCATCTTCGGGCCGGCGATCTTCTCGTTGATGATCATCGCCACCGGGTCGAGCCGTCAGGCGATCCTCTCGGTGATCGGTTTTTTCATTATCGGCGGCCTGCTGCTGCTCTTTGTCGACGTAGATGAAGGCCGCGCCATCGCCCGCAAGGCCGAAAAAGACCGCGCCGAGGCCCTCGCCGCCTGA
- a CDS encoding DUF2267 domain-containing protein, which yields MTYEILLMRVQRRSGIEDAGLLQELVHRVILELASGLSRESAEVVAERLPEPLASELRAAPSSQLKTRAASPPGITPTALYTSVGEALALDEGFAMEFSRVVCQVISESVGSERRTLLIARLGEDWRELFEPRKADFGHRPELAEEPGVADRTTRDALAEGRPGSAHPLSEGSAAQQDSIARDEEPHQGDRVATSRGKPARRTLAEGRPGSSRSINESGRHS from the coding sequence ATGACCTACGAGATCTTGTTGATGCGCGTGCAGCGCCGAAGCGGCATTGAGGACGCCGGGCTGCTTCAGGAGCTTGTGCACCGGGTGATCCTGGAGCTGGCCAGCGGCCTGAGCCGGGAGAGCGCCGAGGTGGTGGCCGAGCGCCTGCCCGAGCCGCTGGCCTCCGAGCTCCGGGCGGCCCCCTCCTCTCAATTAAAAACTCGGGCGGCTTCACCCCCGGGCATCACACCGACCGCGCTCTACACGAGCGTGGGTGAGGCGCTCGCGCTTGATGAGGGCTTTGCCATGGAGTTCAGCCGGGTGGTCTGCCAGGTCATCAGCGAGAGCGTGGGCAGCGAGCGCCGCACGTTGCTCATCGCGCGACTGGGCGAGGACTGGCGTGAGCTCTTTGAGCCGCGCAAGGCCGACTTCGGCCATCGCCCCGAGCTGGCCGAGGAGCCCGGGGTGGCCGACCGCACCACCCGCGACGCTCTGGCCGAAGGCCGCCCCGGGAGCGCGCACCCCTTGAGCGAGGGGAGCGCTGCCCAGCAGGACTCCATCGCCCGCGACGAAGAGCCCCACCAGGGTGACAGGGTGGCGACCAGCCGCGGAAAACCGGCCCGCCGCACCCTGGCCGAGGGCCGCCCCGGGAGCTCGCGATCGATCAACGAGTCCGGGCGGCACAGCTGA
- a CDS encoding sigma-70 family RNA polymerase sigma factor, with protein sequence MAAPCISMPVSAPVNAPTPAVHPLARQRARSSRETDLHADSLTTYMNQIRRIEILPNEIQDRLARAFLEQGDTEAAKTLVWANLRLVVKVATDLHRPGHDLLDLIQEGNLGLTEALTRFDPDRGTSFVGYAHFWIRALIFNYLLNHTYPIRMGSSRDSRKLFFNLRKARRQLRSRGLEPSAENVADYLEVDVDEVERVATLTGGGFTRLDAPLSDDSETTGRDMLASEEPDPEEAAHDHLLYERLRALAEEFVNTIDDARRRQIWHERMLAIHPRQLDDLGDEFGISKERVRQLEMDMRKKFRVYMETYHAPTLQEYLAH encoded by the coding sequence ATGGCCGCACCCTGCATCTCGATGCCTGTTTCCGCTCCGGTCAACGCCCCCACGCCCGCGGTGCACCCGCTGGCGCGACAGCGCGCCCGCTCCTCGCGTGAGACAGACCTGCACGCCGACTCGCTGACCACCTACATGAATCAGATCCGACGCATTGAGATCCTGCCCAATGAGATTCAGGATCGTCTGGCGCGCGCCTTTTTGGAGCAGGGCGATACAGAGGCCGCCAAGACTCTGGTCTGGGCCAACCTGCGCCTGGTGGTGAAAGTGGCGACCGACCTGCACCGCCCCGGCCACGATCTTTTGGACCTGATTCAGGAAGGCAACCTGGGGCTGACCGAGGCGCTGACCCGCTTTGATCCAGACCGTGGCACCAGCTTTGTGGGCTATGCGCACTTCTGGATCCGCGCGCTGATCTTCAACTACCTGCTCAACCACACCTACCCGATCCGCATGGGCAGCTCGCGCGACAGCCGCAAGCTCTTCTTCAACCTGCGCAAAGCTCGTCGCCAGCTGCGCAGCCGCGGGCTGGAGCCCAGCGCCGAGAACGTGGCCGACTACCTGGAGGTTGATGTCGATGAGGTCGAGCGCGTGGCCACCCTGACCGGCGGGGGCTTCACGCGCCTGGACGCTCCCTTAAGCGACGACTCCGAGACCACCGGCCGTGACATGCTCGCCAGCGAGGAGCCCGACCCGGAAGAAGCCGCTCACGACCACCTCCTCTATGAGCGTTTGCGCGCGCTGGCCGAGGAGTTCGTGAACACCATCGACGACGCGCGCCGCCGCCAGATCTGGCATGAGCGTATGCTCGCCATCCACCCCCGCCAGCTCGACGACCTGGGCGATGAGTTCGGCATCTCCAAAGAACGCGTGCGCCAGCTGGAGATGGATATGCGCAAAAAGTTCCGGGTGTACATGGAGACCTACCACGCCCCCACCCTCCAGGAATACCTGGCCCACTGA
- a CDS encoding SixA phosphatase family protein, whose translation MQRRLIVMRHAKSDWAEPGLSDHRRPLNTRGRTDAPRVGARLAELGWTPQVALCSDATRTRETFELMEPSFPDCELHLLSELYLPGTGDVLDALATLDDEVETALVLGHNPGFEQVLGYLSGTFHTMTTANAALLLASGESWAEACQASTMRLQQIVRPKDLDD comes from the coding sequence ATGCAACGCCGTCTGATCGTGATGCGCCACGCCAAAAGTGACTGGGCCGAGCCCGGCTTAAGCGACCACCGCCGCCCCTTAAACACCCGCGGCCGCACAGACGCCCCCCGCGTCGGGGCTCGCCTGGCCGAGCTGGGCTGGACGCCGCAGGTCGCGCTCTGCTCCGACGCCACTCGCACCCGCGAGACCTTCGAGTTGATGGAGCCTTCCTTTCCCGACTGTGAGCTGCACCTGTTAAGCGAGCTCTACCTGCCGGGCACCGGCGATGTGCTCGATGCGCTGGCCACGCTCGACGACGAGGTGGAGACAGCGCTGGTGCTCGGCCATAACCCCGGCTTTGAGCAGGTGCTGGGCTACTTAAGCGGCACCTTTCATACGATGACCACCGCCAACGCCGCGCTCCTGCTCGCCAGTGGCGAGAGCTGGGCGGAGGCCTGCCAGGCCTCCACGATGCGCCTGCAGCAGATCGTGCGCCCGAAAGATCTCGATGACTAA
- a CDS encoding DUF4336 domain-containing protein, which translates to MSRLRPFTDTIWLIDHPLKLAGVQMGTRSTLIRLPSGELTMISPVSFSDEDQAEIDHLGAVTTIIAPNLFHHLYLKRAMARWPQARVLVPPGLPEKIGELDQALTLSPTGELEDSLRWHRIEGMPKLREHVFYEPQSGTLILTDLCFHFPDHPHWWTRMFMRLNGALGSFGPTRILRSGIADKEAFASSLPALLDWEFDRVVIAHGEPLADEGRRRFQEAFGAELARAGT; encoded by the coding sequence ATGAGCCGCCTGCGCCCCTTCACCGACACCATCTGGTTGATCGACCACCCCCTCAAGCTGGCCGGCGTGCAGATGGGCACGCGCAGCACCCTGATTCGGCTGCCCTCTGGCGAGCTGACGATGATCAGCCCGGTTTCTTTCAGCGATGAGGACCAGGCCGAGATCGACCACCTGGGAGCGGTCACCACGATCATCGCCCCGAACCTCTTTCATCACCTCTATCTCAAACGCGCGATGGCGCGCTGGCCACAGGCCCGCGTGCTCGTGCCGCCGGGCCTCCCCGAGAAGATCGGCGAGTTGGATCAGGCGCTGACCCTCTCGCCGACGGGGGAGCTGGAGGATAGCCTGCGCTGGCACCGGATCGAGGGGATGCCAAAGCTGCGCGAGCACGTCTTTTATGAGCCTCAGAGCGGCACGCTGATCCTGACCGACCTCTGCTTTCACTTCCCCGACCACCCGCACTGGTGGACGCGCATGTTCATGCGTCTCAACGGCGCCCTTGGCAGCTTCGGCCCCACCCGGATCTTGCGCTCGGGCATCGCCGACAAAGAGGCCTTCGCAAGCTCCCTGCCCGCGCTGCTCGACTGGGAGTTTGATCGCGTCGTCATCGCCCACGGTGAACCTCTGGCAGACGAGGGCCGGCGCCGTTTTCAGGAGGCGTTCGGCGCCGAGCTCGCGCGCGCCGGAACCTGA
- a CDS encoding 4'-phosphopantetheinyl transferase family protein, translated as MCFSDEKSAPGGEEGTGGSELRVEDVVLKAARSAGVIVKSAAVGALSMRAGEEVRGWMSAEELERHQRYALERLRRRDLITRGLARTMLSELAGCEPQELIFGKSALERPHLVSPALPGFDFNLAHSEERVVLAAAHGLRVGVDIEHGTRRVDHRSVAERFFSAYEQRALARLDDDGEEGQVSARRRRFLELWVLKEAWMKADGRGISAGLNEVIFDLDAQDAPRLIALPDDDPARWEVALTELDDGHLVALAWCENPC; from the coding sequence ATGTGTTTCAGCGATGAAAAGTCAGCCCCGGGAGGTGAGGAGGGCACCGGTGGGTCGGAGCTGAGGGTGGAGGATGTGGTGCTCAAGGCCGCTCGGAGCGCCGGGGTGATCGTGAAGAGTGCTGCGGTCGGAGCGCTTTCGATGCGGGCTGGCGAGGAGGTGCGGGGCTGGATGAGCGCCGAGGAGCTGGAGCGTCATCAGCGCTACGCGCTCGAGAGGTTGCGTCGGCGCGACCTCATCACGCGCGGGCTGGCGCGGACGATGCTCAGCGAGCTTGCCGGATGCGAGCCGCAGGAGTTGATCTTTGGGAAGAGCGCGCTTGAGCGACCGCACCTCGTCTCCCCGGCGCTGCCCGGCTTTGATTTTAATCTGGCCCACAGCGAAGAGCGGGTGGTGCTGGCCGCCGCCCACGGGCTGCGTGTGGGCGTCGATATCGAGCATGGCACCCGTCGCGTCGATCATCGAAGCGTCGCCGAGCGCTTTTTTTCGGCGTACGAGCAGCGGGCGCTCGCCAGGCTGGATGACGATGGGGAGGAGGGCCAGGTGAGCGCGCGACGCCGGCGTTTTCTGGAGCTCTGGGTGCTCAAGGAGGCCTGGATGAAGGCCGACGGACGCGGCATTAGCGCGGGGCTCAATGAGGTGATCTTCGACCTTGATGCGCAGGACGCCCCGAGACTTATCGCGCTGCCCGACGACGATCCCGCGCGTTGGGAGGTGGCCCTCACCGAGCTCGATGACGGCCATCTCGTTGCGCTTGCCTGGTGCGAAAACCCCTGTTGA
- a CDS encoding Lon protease family protein: MRESTQLSTEQLRRICEAERLGVQGSEELSEGGVPGQARAEEALAFGVSMRRPGYHIFAVGPPGLGKHGQILELLEEAAAGRPAPDAWCYVFNFEQPRAPRALRLKAGRATELRETLAELIEALSDALPRALESPEYIATRRELDERFESRQKDELEAIRTKAEAHDVAVIQTPSGVVMAPVVDGEVLGPMAFQELDVEERKRFEDALEALHTELDDSLRALAGQESKHRQKVEALEEATVRTEVVARLKPVREDFGDYAQVIGYLDALEDDLVEHADAFVAGEGSGQAGQLLGLGAAQGKDEVLRRYQVNVLYEDRKAEGAPVIQEHHPNFENLFGRIDHRANLGAISTDFTMIRPGALHRANGGFLVLDVRQVLMQPMVWEQLKRALRAGELRVESPAQTLGLFSTQSLEPEPVALDVKVVLVGERRLYYLLEAFDPDVSDLFKVMADFESSVERDTELDGFLSLIARRSAELKTSPLDAGALARLVEWGARQAEDAQKLSVAVERIDEVLAEADWQRQERGAERVQREDVQAALEARRRRASRLRDRIAEAMQRDILHVQLEGTKSAQVNGLSVVELGGERFGRPSRITASVQVGQGQLLDIEREVELSGALHAKGVLILGGYLGQVFGRERPLALSARLVFEQSYGGVDGDSASVAETLALLSAISELELRQDLAVTGSMDQHGRVQAIGGVNAKIEGFYELCKNRGLTGTQGVVIPASNTQHLMLSDEVVEAVRAGTFFIYAVETVHQAATLIFDRPAGRRTEAGAFEEGTVFFEVEERLEALARASRHFRSGGSPATVARPPHEAEAPGPREPDPPAARDARPRRIPTWRRRR; encoded by the coding sequence TTGCGTGAGTCAACGCAGCTCTCCACCGAGCAGCTGCGCCGGATCTGTGAAGCGGAGCGCCTCGGTGTGCAGGGCAGCGAGGAGCTCAGTGAGGGTGGGGTCCCCGGACAGGCGCGCGCCGAAGAGGCGCTCGCGTTCGGTGTCTCCATGCGCCGGCCCGGCTATCACATCTTCGCGGTGGGGCCGCCGGGGCTGGGCAAACACGGGCAGATCTTGGAGCTCCTGGAGGAGGCCGCCGCCGGGCGGCCGGCTCCCGACGCCTGGTGTTATGTCTTTAACTTCGAGCAGCCCCGTGCCCCGCGCGCCTTACGCCTGAAGGCCGGGCGAGCCACCGAGCTTCGAGAGACCCTGGCCGAGCTGATCGAAGCGCTCAGCGACGCGCTCCCCCGCGCCCTGGAGAGCCCCGAGTATATCGCCACGCGCCGCGAGCTCGATGAGCGTTTTGAGAGCCGTCAGAAAGACGAGCTCGAGGCGATTCGCACAAAGGCCGAGGCCCACGATGTGGCCGTGATTCAGACCCCCTCCGGGGTGGTAATGGCGCCGGTGGTCGATGGCGAGGTGCTCGGCCCGATGGCCTTCCAGGAACTCGATGTGGAGGAGCGCAAACGTTTTGAAGACGCGCTCGAAGCGCTGCACACCGAGCTCGATGACAGCCTGCGCGCCCTGGCCGGCCAGGAGAGTAAGCATCGCCAGAAGGTTGAGGCCCTGGAAGAGGCCACCGTGCGCACCGAAGTCGTCGCGCGCCTTAAGCCGGTGCGCGAGGATTTTGGCGACTACGCGCAGGTCATCGGGTACCTCGATGCGCTGGAAGATGATCTGGTGGAGCATGCCGATGCGTTCGTCGCCGGTGAGGGCAGCGGCCAGGCCGGTCAACTTCTGGGGCTGGGAGCGGCTCAGGGGAAAGATGAGGTGCTGCGCCGCTACCAGGTCAATGTGCTCTACGAAGATCGAAAGGCCGAAGGCGCGCCGGTCATTCAGGAGCATCACCCCAACTTTGAAAACCTCTTCGGGCGTATCGATCACCGGGCGAACCTGGGGGCGATCTCCACCGACTTTACGATGATCAGGCCCGGAGCGTTGCACCGGGCCAACGGGGGCTTTCTGGTGCTCGATGTGCGCCAGGTGCTCATGCAGCCGATGGTCTGGGAGCAGCTCAAGCGCGCGCTGCGCGCCGGTGAGCTGCGCGTGGAGAGCCCGGCGCAGACCCTCGGGTTGTTCTCGACCCAGAGCCTGGAGCCCGAGCCGGTAGCGCTCGATGTGAAGGTGGTGCTCGTTGGCGAGCGCCGCCTTTATTATCTGCTGGAGGCGTTTGACCCGGATGTTTCGGATCTTTTTAAGGTGATGGCCGACTTTGAGTCGTCGGTTGAGCGCGACACCGAGCTCGACGGCTTTTTAAGCCTCATCGCCCGGCGCAGCGCCGAGCTGAAGACCTCGCCGCTCGACGCCGGGGCGCTGGCACGCCTGGTGGAGTGGGGCGCGCGCCAGGCCGAAGATGCCCAAAAGCTCTCGGTCGCCGTGGAGCGCATCGATGAGGTGCTCGCCGAGGCGGACTGGCAACGCCAGGAGCGCGGCGCAGAGCGGGTGCAAAGGGAGGATGTGCAGGCTGCGCTTGAGGCGCGCCGCAGGCGCGCCTCAAGGCTGCGTGATCGCATCGCCGAGGCGATGCAGCGCGATATTCTGCATGTGCAGCTTGAAGGAACGAAAAGCGCGCAGGTCAACGGGCTCTCGGTGGTGGAGCTGGGCGGGGAGCGCTTTGGTCGGCCCAGCCGCATCACCGCCAGCGTGCAGGTAGGCCAGGGCCAGCTGCTCGATATCGAGCGGGAGGTTGAACTCAGCGGGGCGCTGCACGCCAAGGGGGTGTTGATCCTGGGCGGCTACCTTGGTCAGGTCTTTGGCCGCGAGCGCCCGCTGGCCCTCTCGGCGCGTCTGGTCTTTGAGCAGTCCTACGGCGGGGTCGACGGCGACAGCGCCTCGGTGGCCGAGACACTCGCGCTGCTCTCGGCGATCAGTGAGCTGGAGCTTCGTCAGGATCTGGCCGTGACCGGTTCGATGGATCAGCACGGTCGTGTGCAGGCCATCGGCGGGGTCAACGCCAAGATCGAGGGCTTCTACGAACTCTGCAAAAACCGGGGTCTCACCGGCACCCAGGGGGTGGTGATCCCGGCGAGCAACACGCAGCATTTGATGCTCTCCGACGAGGTGGTCGAGGCAGTCAGGGCCGGGACGTTCTTTATTTATGCGGTCGAAACCGTACACCAGGCCGCTACATTGATCTTCGATCGGCCGGCCGGTCGCCGCACTGAGGCCGGCGCGTTTGAGGAGGGCACGGTCTTTTTCGAAGTCGAGGAGCGCCTCGAAGCGCTGGCCCGGGCCTCGCGCCACTTTCGCTCCGGCGGGTCGCCGGCCACCGTGGCGCGGCCCCCCCATGAGGCTGAGGCGCCGGGCCCCCGAGAGCCTGATCCGCCGGCGGCCCGCGACGCGCGCCCCCGCAGAATTCCGACGTGGAGGAGGAGACGATGA
- the ppdK gene encoding pyruvate, phosphate dikinase: protein MSTDDIFVYRFEEGHARGDGSQKELLGGKGAGLAEMARLGMPVPPGMTLTTEACRSYLEHGFFPEGLEMQVRQGIAWLEKRTGRGFGDVDNPLLLSVRSGGARSMPGMMDTVLNLGLSEDSVEGLARQSGDRRFAYDCQRRFVQMYTSVVMGVDDALLEEVLVRHRRRAGVDDDHDLGWEELFAISEAMRQKAVEVTGRDVPRGPFGQLWGAVEAVFRSWEAPRARAYRKLHRMNGGGWGTAVNIMVMVFGNLGDESASGVAFSRNPATGEARPYGEYMIATQGEDVVGGRRSPGPLGMEEEQHGGMAAMERLMPEQYAELCGYMQELERNYHDMQDVEFCVERGKLWMLQTRAAKRTGQAAVRAALEMCEEGLIDEEEAILRVDPKLHLERALHRQIAGTPPEPIARGQAASPGAATGEIALSSERAVERAEKGKSVILVRPMTSADDVEGLHAAVGVLTAQGGLTSHAAVVARGIGTPCVCGVGELRIDEDKGGCYVGDAFFEEGERITIDGGSGKVFGEALELNDPTITGELKTFLKLADRYRRLEVRVNVDSNEEAEMARKMGAEGVGLCRTEHMILESSEAVRAMRQVLLSTDWETREQGLNALVDYQRQEVAQILRTMDGLPVMVRLLDPPAHEFLPGTAAGRKSVAKVLGISEEAVGWRVDALRETNPMLGFRGGRLAMVYPQIYEAQVQAIVEASRQVQDEGVRTRVEIAIPMVADPGEAGHLIAVINDAVARHLYGLSREADVAVGVMVEVPRAALLAGELALEADFFSFGTNDLTQLMWGMSRDDASRFMEAYRDQGVLSEDPFEILDRAGVGLLMRQALKQGRMVYPQLAAGVCGEHAGEPHSIRFFEALNLDYVSVSPYRVASSRLAAAQAFIQEEQAARSGEAWRGGLAPMKRQSNGD, encoded by the coding sequence ATGAGCACCGACGATATCTTTGTGTACCGCTTTGAAGAGGGCCACGCCCGAGGTGATGGCTCGCAAAAGGAGCTGCTCGGTGGCAAGGGGGCAGGGCTGGCGGAGATGGCGCGCTTAGGGATGCCGGTCCCCCCGGGAATGACCCTGACCACCGAGGCCTGCCGAAGTTATCTGGAGCACGGTTTTTTCCCCGAAGGCCTTGAGATGCAGGTGCGTCAGGGCATCGCCTGGCTTGAGAAACGCACCGGCCGCGGCTTTGGTGATGTGGACAACCCGCTGCTTCTCAGCGTGCGCTCGGGGGGCGCGCGCAGCATGCCCGGGATGATGGACACGGTGCTCAATCTGGGGTTGAGCGAAGACAGCGTCGAGGGGTTGGCGCGCCAGAGCGGCGACCGGCGTTTTGCCTACGACTGCCAGCGCCGTTTTGTGCAGATGTACACAAGTGTGGTCATGGGCGTGGACGACGCGTTGCTCGAAGAGGTCCTGGTGCGCCACCGCCGCCGCGCCGGCGTCGACGATGATCACGATCTGGGCTGGGAGGAGCTCTTCGCCATCAGTGAGGCGATGCGCCAGAAGGCCGTGGAGGTCACGGGGCGAGATGTGCCCCGCGGGCCTTTTGGCCAGTTGTGGGGGGCGGTGGAGGCGGTCTTTCGAAGTTGGGAGGCGCCCCGGGCGCGGGCCTACCGCAAGTTGCATCGCATGAATGGCGGCGGGTGGGGCACGGCGGTCAACATCATGGTGATGGTCTTTGGGAACCTGGGCGATGAGAGCGCCAGCGGGGTGGCGTTTAGCCGCAATCCGGCCACCGGGGAGGCCCGGCCCTATGGCGAGTATATGATCGCCACCCAGGGCGAAGACGTGGTCGGCGGTCGGCGCTCCCCGGGGCCCCTGGGCATGGAGGAGGAGCAGCACGGGGGCATGGCGGCCATGGAACGCCTGATGCCCGAGCAGTACGCCGAGCTCTGCGGCTATATGCAGGAGCTCGAGCGCAACTACCACGATATGCAGGATGTGGAGTTCTGCGTGGAGCGCGGCAAGCTGTGGATGTTGCAGACCCGCGCGGCCAAGCGCACCGGCCAGGCCGCCGTGCGCGCAGCCCTGGAGATGTGCGAGGAGGGGCTCATCGATGAAGAGGAGGCGATCTTACGCGTCGATCCGAAGTTGCACCTGGAGCGGGCACTGCATCGTCAGATCGCCGGTACGCCGCCCGAGCCCATCGCCCGCGGTCAGGCCGCCTCCCCGGGGGCGGCCACCGGGGAGATTGCGCTGAGCTCGGAGCGCGCCGTGGAGCGCGCTGAGAAGGGCAAGTCCGTGATTCTGGTGCGCCCGATGACCTCGGCTGATGATGTGGAGGGGCTGCATGCCGCCGTCGGCGTGCTCACCGCCCAGGGCGGCTTAACCTCGCATGCGGCGGTGGTGGCCCGCGGCATCGGCACCCCCTGCGTCTGCGGGGTGGGAGAGCTGCGCATCGATGAGGATAAAGGTGGATGTTATGTGGGCGATGCGTTTTTTGAAGAGGGCGAGCGCATCACGATCGATGGGGGCTCGGGGAAGGTGTTCGGGGAGGCGCTGGAGCTCAACGACCCGACGATCACCGGGGAGCTGAAGACCTTTCTAAAACTCGCTGACCGCTACCGCCGTCTTGAAGTTCGCGTCAACGTGGACAGCAACGAGGAAGCCGAGATGGCCCGGAAGATGGGGGCGGAGGGGGTGGGCCTGTGCCGCACCGAGCATATGATCCTGGAGAGCAGTGAGGCGGTGCGCGCGATGCGTCAGGTGCTCTTGAGCACGGATTGGGAGACGCGGGAGCAGGGGCTCAATGCGCTGGTGGACTACCAGCGCCAGGAGGTTGCGCAAATTTTGCGCACGATGGACGGCCTGCCGGTGATGGTGCGTCTTCTCGATCCACCGGCCCATGAGTTCTTGCCGGGGACGGCCGCCGGGCGAAAGAGCGTGGCGAAGGTGCTGGGCATCAGCGAGGAGGCGGTGGGCTGGCGGGTCGATGCGCTGCGTGAGACCAACCCGATGCTGGGTTTTCGCGGGGGGCGTCTGGCGATGGTCTACCCGCAGATCTACGAAGCCCAGGTGCAGGCGATCGTCGAGGCCTCCCGCCAGGTGCAGGATGAGGGCGTACGCACCCGGGTGGAGATAGCCATCCCGATGGTCGCCGACCCGGGGGAAGCCGGACATCTGATCGCGGTGATCAACGACGCGGTGGCGCGTCATCTCTATGGATTAAGTCGCGAGGCCGATGTGGCCGTGGGCGTGATGGTGGAGGTTCCACGTGCCGCACTCCTGGCCGGGGAGCTGGCGCTGGAGGCCGACTTCTTTAGCTTTGGCACCAACGATCTCACGCAGCTGATGTGGGGGATGTCGCGCGATGATGCCTCGCGATTCATGGAGGCCTACCGCGACCAGGGCGTCCTGTCGGAAGATCCCTTTGAGATCCTCGATCGCGCCGGCGTGGGGCTTTTGATGCGTCAGGCGCTCAAGCAGGGGCGGATGGTCTATCCGCAGCTGGCCGCCGGGGTGTGCGGGGAGCACGCCGGGGAGCCCCATTCCATTCGTTTCTTCGAGGCGCTGAACCTGGATTATGTGAGCGTCTCACCCTACCGCGTGGCCAGCTCGCGTCTGGCCGCAGCGCAGGCGTTTATCCAGGAGGAGCAGGCCGCGCGCAGCGGAGAGGCCTGGCGCGGCGGGCTGGCGCCGATGAAGCGGCAGAGCAACGGGGATTGA